TATGAACAAGTGAAGAAATCCGCAGGTAGCAGATGTTTAGTCATATTAGAGGGATTAGACGAAATGACAGCTGACCGTCGAGAAAATGATCCATTTTTATTACGTGTGACAAAAGATTGCACGATGTTGGAAAAAGCTACTATACTGATTACATCTAGACCACATGCCTGTGAGAAGCTGGATGCAAATAGGAGAATAGAAATAGTAGGATTTGGCAAAGAGGAAATACGTGAGTTTGTGAAAAGATCATTTCCTGATGATACAAAAAGCATTGAAACTTTTTTACAGCAATTTAAGGACTATCCATACTTACAGAGTTTATCATACATACCTATGAATTTGGTTATGATAGTTGATATATTCGAATATAATAAGAAGATACTTCCATCAACGATAACAGCACTATACAAACTGTTTATCACAATGATACTACGAAGACAAGTTAGAAAACAGAATCAGAAGGTACGACTGTGTTCAACTACCAATACTGTTGAGGAAAAAGTATACAAATTATTACCAGGTATCCCCAGAGAAACAGTCCATACATTGGCATTGTTGAGTAAATTGTCTTACTGTGGCTTTTTTGACTGGTACTGTTCTGGAAAATGGTGGATACTAAAAGAACCAAAGTTTGTATTTACTGTAGATGATTTAATGGATTGTGGCATAGATTTGACAGATGAGTGGGATGGATATGGCCTACTGAAAGCTACACCCATTCACCAATTACCTACAGATACAAATGCATACAGCTTTGCTCATTTAACTATTCAAGAATTTTTATGTGCTGTTTACATTTCAACACTTTCACAAAAAGAACAGCAATCTCTACTGGAAAGCCACTTTGGTGATGATCCCAATGTTTTCATATTTTTGTGTGGGTTAACAGGGTTAACATCTGTTGACATGTATGAGCTTGTATCCTCCATGCTATTAGAAGGTAGCTGTGTTGCCATAACAGCAGTAAAATGTCTGTATGAAAGCCAGAGGACAAGTCTACCTCAACCATCAGGACCCATTACACTAGATATTAGCTATAACAGTTTGCTGCCATACGACTGTTTATGTGTCTCATACATGTTGTCATGTTACCCAGTGTCAGAGTTAAACATGCAAAAGTGTGATATTGGTGAAAAAGGATCTGAACTGTTGGTAAAACATTACCTTGACAAGAATACCACTGGTCAGTCATTAAAGATATTACGGCTCAGTGGTAATAATCTCACCATCCGTGGCCTAGTACACATAATGAAAGTGACCATGATGAGTAAGCCTATTACATTTTGTCAAATAAGCCTATTTTACAAAtgttttacttttgtaatgcaTGTATGGTATTGTCATTACAGACATCGCTTCACTAACAGCACTGGATATTAGTTGGAACTCTATTGGGGATGATGGGATGTCTTTAATGTCAAGTGATCTCCAATACAACAATGCTCTAAAAGCACTATGGATAACAAGATGTGAATTATCTGTAAAAAGTATGCAGTTTAATTTCTAGAATATACTTGTGTATTGCTTCGATAACTATTAGGTGCTGTTTGTATTAGTGAGATATTATGGAAGTGCCCATTACAAGTCCTTAGCTTGTCAGGCAATAACATAGGAGATAATGGCATAACTGCCATAGCTAAAGTTCTTGGCAACAGTCAAATTTGTGAACTGTATGTTAAAAAATGTGGCATTACCTTGGCTGGAGCAAAATCGCTTGGAACAGGATTGTTAATTAGCAGAACCATTAAAAAAGTAGCAATCATAAGTAATTCTATCACTATAGAAGGTGCCCGTCTAATCCTACAGTCTGCTGTGAACAATGGAGTGTGTCACTTAGTGGATATTGATACTGAATATAGATGTGATGATAAAATTAAAAGGATGATGTATGATTTGGATATGAGAAAGAGGCAGGTTAGAACCACTGTGTGTGTGAAGGAGAATAAAGTAGTGTTATTTTGTTTCTTAGCAGGACCAACATTTTACCACTTCATGAGACTATTTTATCACAAAAAATATTTtgtataatagctataaatatgtGACTACAATTTTGGAAAAAAGTGTTGATGTTCACACATGAGTATATAGATAGGCGATTGCTAATATTTGAATCCAGTATAACTTGGGAAGGCCAAAAGTATTAGGTAAATTTTCGATGTAAATCCATCCAACTGTTCAGTCCATACTATGATGTGACTTCATGCATGACACATTGAAAACATTGTCCTAGGATGCTACATATTCTAGATGACCAGTGGCCTTCCAAGATGCCAGTATCTTCTCAGAAGCTGGCACATGCTTCTAGAATTCACCCATGCAATGGAGTATGGAGTAGACAAGAACATTTTCCAATGATTATCTCAATAGTTGTACATAACATAAGTATGCAGATATACAAACAGTATTTGCAGTGAAAATGAATATGCATATAATACATGCATTATATTTCTAACTAAGTAGAAAAGGAGGACATTCCAAATAGGTATTTAACACTAAGCTGCAACATCATTACCTACACATTAAAACATTCATTTTAACCACCAACTGTCCAGTTCAGTCCTAGAAACACATTACGGTAAGTATGCAATTAATTGGACAGTACTAGTGTGGCAAGTACTATCAAGTGGATGTACTATATAACGATCTTGCTAATATATTCTACAAGCCATGTATAGTATAGTTCTCCTCAAAGTATGCTTCTTGATCTTCCTATTGGATTTGGTACTTGGCATGCTTACTGTACTACATGCGAGGACTGATATACTAGACTAGACTGTCAAGGATTCAGAGATGTTTTCCGGAAGTAGCTACTTCATCTAACTTGCTTATGATTATCTTTTAAACTCTATTCTTAAAATTGATTTTTGCAGTTGTGTGATATGTTGACagttgtgtgtctgtatgtatatTCATATAGTGTTTGCAAATTTCTTGTATATGATGTTtgtatattgtacatgtgtgtacattgtcaggggcggatctaggatttcagaaaggGGGtactaacatggacatttatatatgaCTTGTGTGGCaagaaagttgatacaactagtgtgcaaAGAACACCcagcatgcagagcatgctctatctagggggtctggcgGCATACCCCCATggaaaagtttgcaaatttggcctactgagattgaatttggtagtaattttgagtAAAACATGATGTCACTATTTTATGTGATACTATTATTCCCCTACAGtttgtcaatataactaaagAGCACAGCCAGTAGCTGAAATTCAATCTTAcactaacatcttaaagaactagtagtggaaacatatgggtatcagctgcacatgatcaatttTAGTGTTctgaagtatagcataatttacagtctcatggctcaaactagctacactagctgtccaaacagtagagaggataagtgtgagtggagagggcaagtaaACTCACCATTGTGTGGAGTGCACGTGCACTCAGCATGTAAagaattctccagctagggggCTCTGGTGGCATACTCCCctggaaaatggctatcacaaggttgaatctagaagctatttttaaccaaatgtgggtacaagatgaatgagttcagttgggagtaattttaattaaaaaacagaaccatacactgtttcttgttacagtattggattt
This portion of the Dysidea avara chromosome 12, odDysAvar1.4, whole genome shotgun sequence genome encodes:
- the LOC136241107 gene encoding NACHT, LRR and PYD domains-containing protein 3-like isoform X1; its protein translation is MNMQDDLQAQKRVLTANREFIVETLDTDDVIDELIQAKMMGQNAAQRVQLMEMSKIDKNRIIVDQLSTGGPGTLEKFCKILKGKRQMFIAEQLEKCLTATKCDSSTETSTTDTISRLQARYLRGLPIAKTGWPKHHVVQYVRLVLVEKEDITLRDENLNDITKMTIQGEVDKILKQKEQLNELGDIFHYQNKPCPRLIVIMGAPGIGKTTLANEICIKWARDGFLTECFDIVILIPLRSVQKRFIEEVMMEHIGDETYEQVKKSAGSRCLVILEGLDEMTADRRENDPFLLRVTKDCTMLEKATILITSRPHACEKLDANRRIEIVGFGKEEIREFVKRSFPDDTKSIETFLQQFKDYPYLQSLSYIPMNLVMIVDIFEYNKKILPSTITALYKLFITMILRRQVRKQNQKVRLCSTTNTVEEKVYKLLPGIPRETVHTLALLSKLSYCGFFDWYCSGKWWILKEPKFVFTVDDLMDCGIDLTDEWDGYGLLKATPIHQLPTDTNAYSFAHLTIQEFLCAVYISTLSQKEQQSLLESHFGDDPNVFIFLCGLTGLTSVDMYELVSSMLLEGSCVAITAVKCLYESQRTSLPQPSGPITLDISYNSLLPYDCLCVSYMLSCYPVSELNMQKCDIGEKGSELLVKHYLDKNTTGQSLKILRLSGNNLTIRGLVHIMKVTMMNIASLTALDISWNSIGDDGMSLMSSDLQYNNALKALWITRCELSVKSAVCISEILWKCPLQVLSLSGNNIGDNGITAIAKVLGNSQICELYVKKCGITLAGAKSLGTGLLISRTIKKVAIISNSITIEGARLILQSAVNNGVCHLVDIDTEYRCDDKIKRMMYDLDMRKRTNILPLHETILSQKIFCIIAINM
- the LOC136241107 gene encoding NACHT, LRR and PYD domains-containing protein 3-like isoform X3: MNMQDDLQAQKRVLTANREFIVETLDTDDVIDELIQAKMMGQNAAQRVQLMEMSKIDKNRIIVDQLSTGGPGTLEKFCKILKGKRQMFIAEQLEKCLTATKCDSSTETSTTDTISRLQARYLRGLPIAKTGWPKHHVVQYVRLVLVEKEDITLRDENLNDITKMTIQGEVDKILKQKEQLNELGDIFHYQNKPCPRLIVIMGAPGIGKTTLANEICIKWARDGFLTECFDIVILIPLRSVQKRFIEEVMMEHIGDETYEQVKKSAGSRCLVILEGLDEMTADRRENDPFLLRVTKDCTMLEKATILITSRPHACEKLDANRRIEIVGFGKEEIREFVKRSFPDDTKSIETFLQQFKDYPYLQSLSYIPMNLVMIVDIFEYNKKILPSTITALYKLFITMILRRQVRKQNQKVRLCSTTNTVEEKVYKLLPGIPRETVHTLALLSKLSYCGFFDWYCSGKWWILKEPKFVFTVDDLMDCGIDLTDEWDGYGLLKATPIHQLPTDTNAYSFAHLTIQEFLCAVYISTLSQKEQQSLLESHFGDDPNVFIFLCGLTGLTSVDMYELVSSMLLEGSCVAITAVKCLYESQRTSLPQPSGPITLDISYNSLLPYDCLCVSYMLSCYPVSELNMQKCDIGEKGSELLVKHYLDKNTTGQSLKILRLSGNNLTIRGLVHIMKVTMMNIASLTALDISWNSIGDDGMSLMSSDLQYNNALKALWITRCELSVKSAVCISEILWKCPLQVLSLSGNNIGDNGITAIAKVLGNSQICELYVKKCGITLAGAKSLGTGLLISRTIKKVAIISNSITIEGARLILQSAVNNGVCHLVDIDTEYRCDDKIKRMMYDLDMRKRQDQHFTTS
- the LOC136241107 gene encoding NACHT, LRR and PYD domains-containing protein 3-like isoform X2, with amino-acid sequence MNMQDDLQAQKRVLTANREFIVETLDTDDVIDELIQAKMMGQNAAQRVQLMEMSKIDKNRIIVDQLSTGGPGTLEKFCKILKGKRQMFIAEQLEKCLTATKCDSSTETSTTDTISRLQARYLRGLPIAKTGWPKHHVVQYVRLVLVEKEDITLRDENLNDITKMTIQGEVDKILKQKEQLNELGDIFHYQNKPCPRLIVIMGAPGIGKTTLANEICIKWARDGFLTECFDIVILIPLRSVQKRFIEEVMMEHIGDETYEQVKKSAGSRCLVILEGLDEMTADRRENDPFLLRVTKDCTMLEKATILITSRPHACEKLDANRRIEIVGFGKEEIREFVKRSFPDDTKSIETFLQQFKDYPYLQSLSYIPMNLVMIVDIFEYNKKILPSTITALYKLFITMILRRQVRKQNQKVRLCSTTNTVEEKVYKLLPGIPRETVHTLALLSKLSYCGFFDWYCSGKWWILKEPKFVFTVDDLMDCGIDLTDEWDGYGLLKATPIHQLPTDTNAYSFAHLTIQEFLCAVYISTLSQKEQQSLLESHFGDDPNVFIFLCGLTGLTSVDMYELVSSMLLEGSCVAITAVKCLYESQRTSLPQPSGPITLDISYNSLLPYDCLCVSYMLSCYPVSELNMQKCDIGEKGSELLVKHYLDKNTTGQSLKILRLSGNNLTIRGLVHIMKVTMMNIASLTALDISWNSIGDDGMSLMSSDLQYNNALKALWITRCELSVKSAVCISEILWKCPLQVLSLSGNNIGDNGITAIAKVLGNSQICELYVKKCGITLAGAKSLGTGLLISRTIKKVAIISNSITIEGARLILQSAVNNGVCHLVDIDTEYRCDDKIKRMMYDLDMRKRQQDQHFTTS